In Leptospira saintgironsiae, the following are encoded in one genomic region:
- a CDS encoding alginate export family protein, producing the protein MKLFRFLKTIHQIRPIGKFSLILLFLTVGSPSVFSQAANKGTVTAEPTPTPVTATPQKSAAEEEDSYVSPMKTSGLTPDYTRSMFFEPELGKKVANHKKAWLNDWIRIGAYVRPRYEDRYNLAFDKSNKGYTSRAMQTSQVFFIIDPSPYFSAKVTFQDARVWGGETPASVGDVRANVFDGAGATTTSNPAAGSGTTIPSQTTLREAFIILKKLPLDAKVQVGRQILAYGDQRLLGGANWTMNGLSYDGARIMFDQDNYKIHFFGTKIAANQNGVNGVVSANAPISITDPVTKKATVVNPGQPDQYIVGTYNSVTTKDWFTLDVYSIGLLTKKTAIAGAKSDLDLYNNSWAKQQSDLITTGFRITNRTANNNLPKDGLWGAWDWAIESAWQSGATGQRNVKDPLLDSYVQNNVAGMSGQSYGTQAQRYSGSMHVLQTGYTFFEKLRAGFQYTYASGDRNRTDGSNGTFQTLTNPRFGVFPYWNNVAGLSENIDTKNLSSYNFNFSYKTDHYGTFFVAYIVNNKVQTQDAWYAINGTANTGASTESNGVGQTQITVGGTGKNIYNEFDFTWMYVVNDYVSIWIGGGILSAGNAVKNQRNALYHYNLQPVGTESAGLHLNTGVATGANGTASMAHMFFFQVNAGF; encoded by the coding sequence ATGAAACTGTTTCGATTCCTTAAAACAATTCACCAAATCCGACCGATCGGTAAATTCAGTTTAATTCTACTGTTTTTAACCGTAGGTTCCCCAAGCGTATTTTCTCAAGCGGCCAACAAAGGCACAGTAACAGCGGAACCAACCCCGACACCGGTTACTGCAACTCCTCAAAAGTCTGCAGCAGAGGAAGAAGATAGTTATGTTTCTCCTATGAAAACTAGCGGTCTTACTCCTGATTACACTCGAAGCATGTTCTTCGAACCGGAATTGGGAAAAAAAGTCGCGAACCATAAAAAAGCATGGTTAAATGATTGGATCAGAATAGGAGCATATGTTCGCCCTAGATATGAAGACAGATACAACCTAGCATTCGATAAATCGAATAAAGGTTATACCTCAAGAGCAATGCAAACATCTCAGGTATTCTTCATAATCGATCCAAGTCCTTATTTTTCTGCAAAAGTTACCTTTCAAGATGCGAGAGTCTGGGGAGGAGAAACTCCAGCTAGCGTAGGAGACGTTCGTGCGAACGTTTTCGATGGAGCAGGGGCTACTACAACGAGTAATCCTGCTGCAGGATCTGGAACTACTATCCCAAGCCAAACAACCCTTCGAGAAGCTTTTATCATTTTGAAAAAACTTCCGTTGGATGCTAAGGTTCAGGTAGGTAGACAAATTTTGGCTTATGGTGACCAAAGATTACTTGGTGGCGCCAACTGGACAATGAACGGCTTGTCTTATGATGGAGCCCGTATTATGTTCGATCAAGACAATTACAAGATCCACTTCTTCGGAACTAAAATTGCAGCTAACCAAAACGGTGTAAACGGAGTAGTTTCGGCTAACGCTCCTATATCAATCACCGACCCGGTTACCAAAAAAGCCACTGTAGTAAACCCTGGACAACCTGATCAGTATATCGTGGGTACGTATAACTCAGTAACTACAAAAGATTGGTTCACTCTAGATGTTTATTCCATCGGGCTTTTGACAAAAAAGACTGCGATTGCAGGAGCTAAATCAGATTTAGATCTTTATAATAACTCTTGGGCAAAACAACAAAGTGATCTGATCACAACAGGATTCAGAATCACAAACAGAACTGCAAATAACAACCTTCCTAAAGATGGACTCTGGGGAGCTTGGGATTGGGCAATCGAAAGTGCATGGCAAAGTGGAGCCACTGGACAAAGAAACGTAAAAGATCCTCTTTTAGATTCTTATGTGCAGAACAATGTTGCTGGAATGTCCGGACAAAGTTATGGGACCCAAGCACAAAGATATTCTGGATCTATGCATGTTCTACAAACCGGTTATACTTTTTTTGAAAAGTTAAGAGCAGGTTTCCAATATACTTACGCTTCCGGGGATAGAAACCGCACGGATGGAAGTAACGGAACTTTCCAAACTCTTACTAACCCAAGATTCGGGGTATTCCCTTATTGGAATAACGTAGCAGGTCTTTCTGAAAACATTGATACTAAAAACTTAAGTTCTTATAATTTCAATTTTTCGTATAAGACCGATCATTACGGAACATTCTTCGTTGCTTATATCGTTAATAACAAGGTTCAAACTCAGGATGCTTGGTATGCGATCAATGGTACTGCAAACACTGGAGCTTCTACTGAAAGTAACGGTGTTGGACAGACCCAGATCACAGTAGGCGGAACAGGAAAGAATATCTACAACGAGTTTGACTTTACTTGGATGTACGTTGTAAACGATTACGTCTCGATCTGGATCGGTGGTGGTATCTTGAGTGCAGGTAATGCTGTTAAGAATCAGAGAAACGCTCTCTATCATTACAATCTTCAACCTGTAGGAACTGAATCTGCAGGTCTTCATTTGAACACAGGAGTTGCGACAGGAGCGAACGGAACAGCCTCTATGGCTCATATGTTCTTCTTCCAAGTAAACGCAGGCTTCTAA